From the genome of Candidatus Aramenus sp. CH1, one region includes:
- a CDS encoding DNA-directed RNA polymerase translates to MFKLVKARGVVRIPPEDFGQEIDQVALEILKRDYQEKLLKDLGFVLAILSAKASEEGMIVFGDGATYHEVEFELLTYVPLLQEVVEGEITQVDNYGIYVNLGPMDGLVHVSQIGDDNYKFDPVRGVLVGEKTKKVFQKGDVVRARIVTVSSASAGKLPRIGLTMRQPTLGKLEKK, encoded by the coding sequence ATGTTTAAACTTGTAAAGGCTAGAGGGGTAGTGAGAATACCACCAGAGGACTTTGGTCAGGAAATAGATCAAGTTGCCCTTGAAATCTTGAAGAGGGACTACCAGGAGAAGTTACTAAAGGACTTGGGATTTGTGTTGGCCATACTTAGCGCTAAGGCCAGCGAAGAAGGAATGATAGTGTTCGGAGATGGAGCGACCTACCACGAGGTAGAGTTCGAGTTATTGACCTACGTACCGCTGCTCCAGGAGGTAGTAGAGGGAGAGATAACCCAAGTAGATAACTACGGCATTTACGTAAACCTCGGCCCAATGGACGGCCTAGTCCACGTGTCCCAGATAGGGGACGACAACTACAAGTTTGACCCAGTTAGGGGAGTGCTAGTAGGCGAAAAGACCAAGAAGGTATTCCAGAAGGGGGACGTAGTTAGGGCGAGGATAGTCACAGTTTCCTCTGCTTCAGCAGGTAAGTTGCCAAGGATAGGCTTAACAATGAGGCAACCAACGCTGGGCAAACTTGAGAAAAAGTGA
- a CDS encoding 3,4-dihydroxy-2-butanone-4-phosphate synthase — MASKEEIRRALESGLPVLIYDFDGREEETDMVFYAGATSWKTIYTLRTTAGGLICYATGNGEASALGLKFQTDILRSDPLYRTLVKAPSYKDEPAFSLWVNHVETRTGISDADRAKTVQELHNVIQEVRHDLQSAKEDFYSNFYSPGHVPVLISRDIRSRRGHTELSIALMEYLGLERSVVFAEMLDEKESLKREKAIAFSKNNGFILIEGKEILKMVVA; from the coding sequence ATGGCATCAAAAGAAGAGATCAGAAGAGCTCTCGAGTCCGGCCTGCCTGTCTTGATCTACGACTTCGACGGGAGGGAAGAGGAAACTGACATGGTATTCTACGCGGGAGCCACTAGCTGGAAGACCATTTACACGTTGAGGACTACCGCGGGGGGGCTCATATGCTACGCCACTGGAAACGGGGAAGCCAGTGCATTGGGCCTCAAGTTCCAGACCGACATCCTTAGGTCAGACCCCTTATACAGAACGCTTGTAAAGGCCCCATCGTACAAGGACGAACCGGCCTTTTCGCTCTGGGTGAACCACGTGGAAACAAGGACGGGGATATCTGACGCAGACAGGGCTAAGACTGTGCAAGAGCTCCACAACGTTATCCAAGAGGTCAGACACGATCTCCAGTCCGCCAAGGAGGACTTCTACTCCAACTTCTATTCTCCAGGCCACGTCCCGGTGCTGATCAGTAGGGATATAAGGAGTAGACGAGGTCACACAGAGCTGTCGATAGCCCTCATGGAGTATTTGGGTCTAGAGAGGAGCGTCGTGTTCGCCGAGATGTTGGACGAAAAGGAAAGCCTAAAAAGGGAGAAGGCCATTGCCTTTAGCAAAAACAATGGTTTCATACTAATTGAGGGGAAGGAAATCCTGAAAATGGTGGTGGCATGA
- a CDS encoding 30S ribosomal protein S15, with protein sequence MNKKRAKGSSHSTRPARAGAPKWVRFTREEVEMLVEELYKRGYPPSMIGVILRDQYGVPLAKQVTGRKISKILEEKGLAPQIPEDLFNLLRKAVNVRRHITEYPADKSAKKGLEEIESKIRRLVRYYKSIGKLPQNWAYDPSKAELLVASTS encoded by the coding sequence ATGAACAAGAAACGCGCTAAGGGCAGTTCGCACTCAACTAGACCGGCCAGGGCGGGAGCTCCAAAGTGGGTGAGGTTTACAAGAGAAGAGGTTGAGATGCTAGTTGAGGAACTCTACAAGAGGGGCTACCCTCCGAGCATGATAGGCGTAATTTTGAGGGATCAATACGGAGTTCCTTTAGCTAAACAAGTAACCGGCAGGAAGATCAGCAAGATCTTAGAAGAGAAGGGTTTAGCTCCGCAGATACCCGAGGACTTATTCAACCTCCTCAGGAAGGCAGTAAACGTAAGGAGGCACATAACTGAGTATCCTGCCGATAAGTCGGCTAAGAAAGGCCTTGAGGAGATCGAGTCCAAGATAAGGAGGTTAGTGAGGTATTACAAGAGTATCGGGAAGTTGCCACAGAACTGGGCTTACGACCCAAGCAAGGCTGAACTACTAGTGGCCTCCACCAGCTAA
- a CDS encoding DNA polymerase sliding clamp, protein MKVSYEDVRNFKTIISVLSKLVDEASLKFKPEGMELEAIDRARVSLLKLSFPKEEFKEYDVEQEVNFGFNTQYLLKVLSTARRKEELQIESTDVSQVAVRILGSYPKEFTLRNIDVSPPELPQLSLEFDVKATVLSSAFKKGVEEIASVSELIELEADENGIKLKSKGEAEAEVELSKDAGSLQDIEITKPTQSDYYSDYLSDVISLTKLSGSMKVAFSSQKPLQLEFNTESGGSVIYLLAPQLG, encoded by the coding sequence ATGAAAGTTTCCTACGAAGATGTGAGGAACTTTAAGACGATAATCTCTGTCCTCTCAAAGTTGGTGGACGAAGCCTCACTTAAGTTCAAGCCAGAGGGGATGGAGCTTGAGGCAATAGATAGAGCACGCGTCTCCTTGCTGAAGCTAAGCTTTCCTAAAGAGGAGTTCAAGGAATACGACGTAGAGCAAGAGGTAAACTTTGGATTTAACACTCAGTACCTGCTGAAGGTACTGTCCACCGCTAGGAGAAAGGAGGAACTTCAGATAGAGTCTACAGACGTGTCTCAAGTTGCTGTGAGGATCCTTGGAAGTTACCCTAAGGAATTCACGCTGAGGAACATTGACGTTTCCCCTCCAGAGCTACCACAGCTGAGCTTGGAGTTTGACGTTAAGGCAACTGTGCTGTCAAGCGCATTTAAGAAGGGGGTCGAGGAGATAGCTTCCGTGAGCGAGTTAATAGAGCTGGAGGCTGATGAGAACGGGATAAAGCTCAAGAGCAAAGGGGAAGCTGAGGCTGAGGTAGAGCTCTCTAAGGACGCCGGCAGTCTGCAGGATATCGAGATAACCAAGCCTACCCAGTCCGACTACTACTCTGACTACTTGAGCGACGTCATAAGCTTAACAAAGCTGTCTGGGAGCATGAAAGTTGCCTTCTCTTCCCAGAAGCCTTTACAGTTAGAGTTTAATACGGAGTCCGGGGGTAGTGTAATATACCTCTTAGCTCCACAGTTGGGGTGA
- a CDS encoding twitching motility protein PilT — MEISGMGTSKDLGVLVDTNILLYIYDRLDPFWKVIYFLDFKPRFFVHKLVFHELSTLEAKHKNSRVMQSRVRLARQYLEVYKSYWEEINCCSWMDTDSAILETAKKFNFLIFTNDKVLKNRALKDGIGIIFLMDKGKIIKSFSLI; from the coding sequence ATGGAGATTAGTGGGATGGGGACAAGTAAAGATTTAGGGGTACTAGTAGACACCAACATCCTGCTTTACATCTACGACAGACTAGACCCTTTTTGGAAGGTAATTTACTTCCTCGACTTTAAGCCAAGGTTCTTTGTGCACAAACTCGTCTTTCACGAGCTCTCAACGCTCGAGGCAAAGCACAAGAATTCAAGGGTTATGCAGTCCAGGGTAAGGTTGGCAAGACAATACCTTGAGGTGTACAAGAGCTATTGGGAGGAGATAAACTGTTGCTCGTGGATGGATACCGACAGCGCGATTTTAGAAACAGCCAAGAAATTTAACTTTTTAATTTTCACCAACGATAAGGTACTAAAGAACAGAGCATTAAAGGATGGGATTGGAATAATTTTCTTGATGGATAAAGGTAAAATTATAAAGTCATTTTCTCTTATCTAA
- a CDS encoding DUF359 domain-containing protein, giving the protein MPCELRKELSRPYGILFTKVIPLLNFLEGKRRVITIGDVVTETLLENNFSPFIAVVDGKTKRTISTGQKVKPSFLVKNEPGLLRLESIKLVERLLNSETPSVLFVDGEEDLFVIPFVIYGRLDDVIVYGQPNAGAVALEVTEAMKWRVEDIFKRFTVKKC; this is encoded by the coding sequence GTGCCGTGTGAGCTAAGAAAAGAGCTGTCAAGGCCATACGGCATCCTTTTCACTAAGGTAATACCGCTTTTGAACTTCCTCGAAGGAAAGAGGAGAGTCATAACGATTGGGGACGTGGTAACTGAAACCTTGTTAGAAAACAATTTTTCTCCCTTCATTGCAGTGGTTGACGGAAAGACCAAGAGGACAATATCTACTGGACAGAAAGTCAAGCCTTCTTTCCTCGTTAAGAACGAGCCTGGGCTACTCCGCCTAGAGTCAATTAAGTTGGTTGAGAGGTTACTCAACAGCGAAACTCCTTCCGTGCTATTTGTGGACGGCGAGGAGGATCTATTTGTCATCCCATTTGTCATATACGGGAGATTAGATGACGTAATAGTCTATGGCCAGCCAAACGCAGGAGCAGTTGCGTTAGAGGTAACTGAGGCCATGAAGTGGAGGGTAGAGGACATCTTCAAGAGATTTACGGTAAAAAAGTGCTAA
- a CDS encoding translation initiation factor IF-2 subunit gamma, translating into MPWPKVQPDVNIGVVGHVDHGKTTLVQALTGIWTSKHSEELKRGMTIKLGYAEASFGRCKSCKEPDAYVNEESCRQCGSDEEPEFIRRVSFLDAPGHEVLMATMLSGTAILDGAILVVAANEPFPQPQTREHFYALGIIGVKNLIIVQNKIDVVTKEQAIEQYRQIREFVKGTWAENAPVVPVSALHKVNIDALIQTILNHIKPPQRDPSKTPVLLAIRSFDVNKPGTPFNELKGGVIGGSVVQGLFRVGDEIKILPGVRIENRGKVTYEPLYTTVSSLRFGDLEVKEARPGGLVAMGTYLDPSVTKADSLAGSVITTAKSDVPVLWQVRIAYNLLERVVGSQQLVKVEPIRNKESLMLTVGSSTTLGTVISVRSDEIEVELRRPVAIWSNDVRVAISRQIGGRWRLVGWGQVKI; encoded by the coding sequence TTGCCCTGGCCAAAGGTTCAACCAGATGTAAATATAGGCGTGGTTGGCCACGTTGATCACGGTAAGACTACCTTAGTCCAAGCTTTGACTGGCATTTGGACGTCAAAGCACTCAGAAGAGCTAAAAAGGGGTATGACGATAAAGCTAGGATACGCTGAGGCAAGCTTTGGGAGATGTAAGTCTTGCAAGGAACCAGACGCCTACGTTAACGAGGAGTCGTGCAGACAGTGCGGGAGTGATGAAGAGCCGGAGTTCATCAGGAGGGTGTCTTTCCTAGACGCCCCTGGCCACGAAGTACTAATGGCAACCATGTTATCTGGCACGGCAATACTGGACGGCGCGATCCTAGTAGTAGCGGCAAATGAGCCTTTTCCCCAGCCCCAAACTAGGGAACACTTTTACGCATTAGGGATAATAGGAGTTAAAAACCTCATTATTGTCCAGAACAAGATAGACGTTGTAACAAAAGAGCAGGCAATTGAGCAGTACAGACAAATAAGGGAGTTCGTTAAGGGAACGTGGGCCGAAAACGCACCAGTAGTCCCTGTGAGCGCCCTCCATAAGGTAAATATCGACGCGTTGATCCAGACCATACTCAACCACATAAAGCCTCCGCAAAGGGACCCAAGCAAGACCCCAGTCCTGCTGGCAATACGGAGCTTTGATGTAAACAAGCCAGGTACTCCCTTTAACGAGCTAAAGGGAGGCGTGATAGGCGGAAGCGTAGTGCAGGGGCTGTTCAGAGTTGGAGACGAGATAAAAATTCTTCCAGGCGTCAGGATAGAGAACAGAGGTAAGGTCACCTATGAGCCCCTTTACACTACAGTTTCCTCTCTGAGGTTCGGAGACTTGGAAGTCAAAGAGGCGAGGCCAGGTGGACTAGTAGCCATGGGTACGTATCTCGACCCTTCAGTGACCAAGGCTGATTCTCTAGCTGGGAGCGTCATCACAACGGCAAAAAGCGACGTACCTGTGCTATGGCAAGTGAGGATAGCCTATAACCTACTTGAAAGGGTAGTGGGAAGCCAACAACTTGTCAAAGTCGAACCTATAAGGAATAAAGAGAGCTTGATGTTAACTGTGGGTTCCTCCACGACCCTAGGTACAGTGATCTCGGTTAGGTCGGACGAAATAGAAGTCGAACTCAGGAGACCAGTAGCGATATGGAGCAACGACGTGAGGGTAGCAATAAGCAGGCAAATAGGGGGAAGATGGAGATTAGTGGGATGGGGACAAGTAAAGATTTAG
- a CDS encoding DUF2208 domain-containing protein, translating into MSSTTINPYNWKYALVSQVYLVALSFVLTYRPQYFIEVVALYFVFFIGLTFYMMSKSNPLLRDRKLLYEISSSRVLYEEKNVSDIINKDKEYVEEYTKFAKRSFSMLGIYLVYLVAIYFLYSNVTKIADAQVALYRLLVYLVYFEALYLFAFFVFRRIVRPASLSVMAPVSYKITEKGIMSSGGMSMFLHAKHLLNSNIVVNKEKRFVEIDSTQAKMPYKVRLYSNDVDKVLDFIERIKRLELKKQSSSQQ; encoded by the coding sequence ATGTCTTCGACGACCATAAACCCGTACAACTGGAAATACGCGTTAGTTAGCCAAGTTTACCTTGTAGCGCTCTCTTTCGTACTGACGTATAGACCTCAGTACTTCATTGAGGTAGTAGCATTATATTTCGTGTTCTTCATAGGACTAACGTTTTACATGATGTCCAAGTCAAACCCACTCTTAAGGGACAGGAAGCTATTATACGAGATCTCCAGCTCTAGGGTGTTGTACGAGGAAAAGAACGTTTCTGACATAATAAATAAGGATAAGGAGTACGTAGAAGAGTACACTAAGTTCGCCAAGAGGAGCTTTAGTATGCTGGGCATTTACCTCGTCTACTTAGTTGCAATTTACTTTCTTTACTCAAACGTTACCAAGATTGCCGATGCTCAAGTAGCTCTATATAGGCTGTTAGTTTACTTGGTCTACTTTGAGGCGCTTTACTTGTTCGCGTTCTTCGTGTTCAGGAGGATAGTGAGGCCAGCGTCGTTAAGCGTAATGGCTCCAGTCTCTTACAAGATAACGGAAAAGGGCATCATGTCCTCCGGGGGTATGTCGATGTTCCTTCACGCAAAGCACTTGTTAAACTCCAACATAGTCGTGAATAAGGAGAAGCGCTTCGTCGAAATTGATTCCACTCAAGCCAAGATGCCCTATAAGGTAAGGCTTTACAGTAACGACGTAGATAAGGTACTGGACTTTATAGAGAGAATTAAGAGGCTAGAGCTTAAAAAACAGTCCTCTTCTCAACAATAG
- a CDS encoding methionine synthase — protein sequence MAELPILPTTVIGSYPRPKWLREAIRLHKAGKLDDEEMTEAFNDAALAVMRDHQLAGVDVPTDGEVKRDEMVEFFAERLDGFRFYGPVRVWGTAYYVKPAVVSKVEYKSPLLVDEFLYTKSISYTENVKITITGPYTLAYWSYNEYYKTRQDLAYDLAKVINKELHNLVEAGAKIIQIDEPAIHSTKEDVEWAVDVVNESLKGINAKLVMHVCYGDYKIVVPYLNDFKVDQINFALKIYDYEPLELFKKYNYSKEIGVGVIDVHSKRLETPAEVMKDILNALNYFEPEKVWINPDCGLKLLPRKLAFQKLVSMVKGTQMAREELKKRGYKDTIKL from the coding sequence ATGGCTGAGCTCCCAATATTGCCCACAACTGTGATAGGAAGTTACCCAAGACCCAAGTGGTTAAGGGAAGCGATAAGGCTACATAAGGCAGGCAAGCTAGACGACGAGGAAATGACCGAGGCATTCAACGACGCTGCTCTCGCAGTAATGAGGGATCATCAGCTAGCAGGAGTCGACGTTCCTACTGACGGTGAGGTAAAAAGGGACGAAATGGTGGAGTTCTTTGCCGAAAGGCTTGACGGGTTCAGATTTTACGGGCCAGTGAGAGTCTGGGGAACTGCCTACTACGTTAAGCCAGCAGTAGTTTCAAAGGTGGAGTACAAGTCCCCATTACTGGTGGACGAGTTCCTTTACACTAAGTCAATCTCGTACACTGAAAACGTAAAGATAACCATAACTGGGCCTTACACGCTGGCATATTGGTCTTATAACGAGTACTACAAGACTAGGCAAGACCTAGCCTACGACTTAGCTAAGGTCATAAATAAGGAACTTCACAACCTCGTTGAGGCAGGAGCCAAGATAATCCAGATCGACGAGCCTGCAATACACTCGACAAAGGAAGACGTAGAGTGGGCTGTGGACGTAGTTAACGAGTCCTTAAAGGGGATAAACGCCAAGCTGGTAATGCACGTATGTTACGGCGATTACAAGATCGTTGTACCTTACCTCAACGACTTTAAGGTGGACCAGATAAACTTCGCGTTAAAGATATACGACTACGAACCCCTAGAGCTCTTCAAGAAGTACAACTACTCTAAGGAGATAGGAGTTGGCGTTATAGACGTCCACAGTAAAAGACTGGAGACTCCAGCGGAAGTAATGAAGGACATACTTAACGCCCTAAATTACTTTGAGCCAGAGAAGGTATGGATAAACCCGGACTGCGGTCTCAAGCTCCTTCCAAGGAAACTAGCGTTCCAAAAGCTCGTCTCAATGGTCAAGGGGACACAGATGGCAAGGGAAGAACTTAAAAAGAGGGGCTATAAAGATACTATAAAGCTTTAG
- a CDS encoding cobyrinate a,c-diamide synthase yields MRIPRLIISSDRSDSGKTLITSGILRALSKRMRVRGFKAGPDFIDPGYHKLASGSPSINLDLFIMGKENVIKSLCKYSKDKDISVIEGVMGLYDGVETEYSTYKLSEATRTPIVLVIDCYNVGSTVGAIVKGLVSYRNANVKGVILNRVASQTHFSYCRNSIEGVKVLGYMPFSKELSVPSRHLGLFTVESNREAEKVISKVAEMVENYVDVDSLIEIAKESPEIECPDDDHPQETSKKVAAIAYDEAFNFYYYENLDRISKRYELRFFSPLNGDVVEGADFIYIGGGYPELFVEELEKSRTKEWVKRESERGKSILGECGGLMFLSSNLIKDGRKFKMTGVFDIDIETSSRLTLGYTELLAVKDSFIADRGKSIRGHEFHVSYPVRVNEGEFAFENKRGKGILNGKDGVMSKNTLGTYTHFHFSIVEKRTVF; encoded by the coding sequence ATGAGAATCCCTAGGTTAATCATTTCCTCCGATAGGAGCGACTCGGGGAAGACGCTGATCACTTCTGGAATACTCAGGGCACTGAGCAAGAGGATGAGGGTCAGGGGCTTTAAGGCCGGACCAGACTTCATAGACCCTGGCTATCATAAGTTGGCCTCTGGATCGCCCTCCATCAACCTTGACTTATTCATCATGGGAAAGGAGAACGTGATAAAGAGCTTGTGCAAGTACTCGAAGGATAAAGACATTTCGGTCATTGAGGGAGTAATGGGGCTTTACGACGGAGTTGAGACGGAGTACAGCACTTATAAGCTCTCAGAGGCTACTAGAACGCCTATAGTGCTCGTCATTGACTGCTACAACGTGGGGAGCACCGTTGGAGCCATAGTGAAGGGTCTCGTCTCTTATAGGAACGCCAACGTGAAGGGCGTTATACTGAACAGAGTAGCCTCCCAGACCCACTTTAGTTATTGTAGGAACTCGATTGAAGGCGTGAAGGTTCTAGGCTATATGCCGTTCTCCAAGGAACTTAGCGTACCCTCAAGGCACTTGGGACTCTTCACGGTGGAGAGCAATAGGGAAGCTGAGAAGGTCATATCAAAGGTGGCTGAGATGGTGGAAAACTACGTGGACGTGGACTCCCTAATTGAGATAGCCAAGGAAAGCCCGGAAATTGAGTGCCCAGATGATGACCATCCGCAAGAAACCAGCAAAAAGGTGGCCGCAATAGCTTACGATGAGGCGTTTAACTTTTACTACTATGAGAACTTGGACAGGATAAGCAAAAGGTATGAGTTGAGGTTCTTTAGCCCGTTGAATGGCGACGTAGTAGAAGGGGCAGACTTCATTTACATTGGAGGGGGCTACCCAGAGCTGTTCGTGGAAGAACTAGAAAAGTCTAGAACGAAGGAGTGGGTAAAGAGGGAGTCGGAAAGAGGGAAATCCATATTAGGGGAGTGCGGCGGACTAATGTTCCTTTCCAGTAACTTGATAAAGGACGGCAGGAAGTTCAAAATGACCGGGGTATTTGACATCGACATAGAGACTTCAAGCAGGCTCACTTTGGGTTACACTGAGCTTCTCGCAGTCAAGGACTCCTTCATAGCTGACAGGGGAAAGTCTATCAGGGGTCACGAGTTCCACGTGTCTTACCCTGTAAGGGTAAACGAAGGGGAGTTTGCGTTCGAGAACAAGAGGGGTAAAGGCATTCTAAACGGAAAAGATGGGGTTATGTCAAAAAACACGCTGGGCACTTACACCCATTTCCACTTCTCTATTGTTGAGAAGAGGACTGTTTTTTAA
- the ribH gene encoding 6,7-dimethyl-8-ribityllumazine synthase, whose product MQDQSIKLGIVVADFNYDITSLMLQKALSHAEFLGAQVKVVFKVPGSFEIPVATKQLLKRGDIDAVVVLGAIIKGETKHDEVIANQIARLISDMELEYEKPIGFGVIGPGASHEQAVERIEEYASRAVESAVKMVKRLRKFKEAKGDERVVVE is encoded by the coding sequence ATGCAGGACCAATCGATTAAACTGGGAATAGTGGTAGCGGACTTCAACTACGATATAACGTCACTGATGCTACAGAAGGCCCTATCCCACGCCGAGTTCTTGGGAGCTCAAGTAAAGGTTGTATTCAAGGTTCCAGGGTCGTTCGAGATACCAGTGGCCACTAAGCAGTTGCTCAAGAGAGGGGACATAGACGCTGTTGTAGTCTTGGGAGCGATAATTAAGGGCGAGACAAAACATGACGAGGTGATAGCTAACCAGATTGCGAGGCTCATTTCGGACATGGAGCTGGAGTACGAGAAACCAATAGGGTTCGGAGTAATAGGCCCTGGCGCTTCTCACGAACAAGCTGTGGAAAGGATTGAGGAGTACGCCTCCAGGGCTGTGGAATCCGCAGTAAAGATGGTGAAAAGGCTCAGGAAGTTCAAGGAGGCTAAAGGCGACGAGAGGGTGGTTGTTGAGTGA
- a CDS encoding 30S ribosomal protein S6e: protein MPEFKVVISDPESRNVKEAKVKVKAVDNVPSVEGEKEAKALPIAKVSQKLKEQLNVDNLITLQVIRQEGDKKVKVKVHFTVQVDESAGDAVLISKSLAEKFGAEEFEAIAYRTKAFQLNVDQGKLNLMGLKIGDTFNLNVNGVNLKLKITGGSDNSGFPMRPDVSGAVKKKVLLAGPPGYYPVEDGERRRKTIRGNTLTNDIVQVNCVIVR, encoded by the coding sequence TTGCCAGAATTCAAAGTTGTCATCTCAGACCCAGAAAGCAGGAACGTAAAGGAGGCAAAGGTCAAGGTCAAAGCAGTTGATAACGTGCCTTCAGTGGAGGGAGAAAAGGAAGCCAAGGCACTCCCAATAGCCAAGGTAAGCCAGAAGCTAAAGGAGCAATTGAACGTTGACAACTTGATTACATTGCAAGTCATTAGGCAAGAGGGAGACAAGAAAGTAAAAGTAAAAGTCCACTTCACAGTCCAAGTTGACGAGTCCGCAGGAGACGCAGTACTAATCTCTAAGTCATTGGCCGAGAAATTTGGAGCAGAGGAGTTCGAGGCCATAGCGTACAGAACTAAGGCGTTCCAGTTAAACGTAGACCAGGGGAAGCTCAACCTCATGGGGCTAAAGATAGGCGACACCTTTAACTTGAACGTTAACGGCGTTAACTTAAAGCTCAAAATAACTGGAGGTTCAGACAACTCCGGGTTCCCAATGAGGCCTGACGTATCAGGAGCTGTGAAGAAGAAGGTTTTGCTGGCGGGGCCTCCAGGCTATTATCCCGTTGAAGACGGAGAAAGGAGAAGAAAGACCATACGTGGAAATACTCTAACAAACGATATAGTCCAAGTTAACTGCGTAATCGTAAGGTGA
- a CDS encoding sirohydrochlorin cobaltochelatase, protein MRGVLLVLHGSKVDEWKEVATKYSGLLSKYFDHVEYGFIEFNKPTLRESAEKLGREGVDEIAAVPLLFAAGAHFYRDIPKLLGLDEDGTISVNGRKIKVIIARPIGVDPRVAEILKERVEEAYESTKSVS, encoded by the coding sequence ATGAGAGGTGTTCTACTAGTACTCCATGGAAGTAAGGTGGACGAGTGGAAGGAAGTCGCCACGAAATACAGCGGTCTATTGTCCAAGTACTTCGACCACGTGGAGTATGGCTTTATAGAGTTTAACAAGCCCACGTTAAGGGAGAGCGCCGAGAAGTTAGGGCGAGAGGGCGTTGACGAAATAGCGGCTGTTCCGCTGCTTTTCGCAGCGGGTGCCCACTTCTATAGGGACATTCCGAAGCTACTAGGGCTCGACGAAGACGGGACTATATCAGTCAACGGGAGAAAGATAAAGGTAATTATAGCTAGACCAATAGGAGTAGATCCTAGGGTGGCAGAAATACTGAAGGAAAGGGTGGAAGAAGCTTATGAAAGTACAAAAAGCGTAAGTTAA
- the ribC gene encoding riboflavin synthase, translating into MRKYGVADTTFSRVDMGSVAINTIKKEDPEAEIVRYTVPGIKDLPVAAKRLIEEGCDGVITLGWVGKTMLDKYSYLATSIGLITVQIITSKHVIDVTVHEDESEDLEKLKEIAIDRAAKHARNLVKLVRDGKNALTPLAGKGLRQGYKDAGPID; encoded by the coding sequence ATGAGGAAGTACGGAGTAGCGGACACTACCTTCTCCAGAGTGGACATGGGTAGCGTGGCAATAAATACGATAAAGAAGGAGGACCCAGAGGCGGAAATAGTGAGGTATACCGTGCCCGGGATAAAAGATCTCCCTGTGGCCGCAAAGAGGTTGATAGAAGAAGGGTGCGACGGGGTCATAACCTTGGGCTGGGTCGGGAAGACTATGCTCGACAAGTACAGCTACCTCGCAACCAGCATAGGACTAATCACCGTCCAGATCATAACGTCGAAGCACGTCATAGACGTCACGGTTCATGAGGACGAGAGCGAGGATCTAGAGAAGCTGAAAGAGATCGCCATTGATAGGGCCGCGAAACACGCGAGAAACTTAGTTAAGCTGGTGAGGGACGGGAAAAACGCTTTAACTCCTTTGGCCGGAAAGGGTCTGAGGCAGGGGTATAAGGATGCAGGACCAATCGATTAA
- a CDS encoding DNA-directed RNA polymerase, subunit E'': MAKIFKACKNCKALVPEDQEVCPVCGGSSFADEWEGMVIVIDENSEVAHLMGVKKPWRYTINLK, translated from the coding sequence ATGGCGAAGATATTTAAAGCTTGTAAAAACTGTAAGGCGCTAGTTCCAGAGGACCAAGAGGTATGCCCAGTATGTGGGGGATCTAGCTTTGCAGACGAATGGGAAGGCATGGTAATAGTAATAGACGAAAACTCAGAGGTTGCACACCTAATGGGTGTAAAGAAGCCTTGGAGATACACAATAAACTTGAAGTAG